One Halosegnis longus DNA window includes the following coding sequences:
- the pdhA gene encoding pyruvate dehydrogenase (acetyl-transferring) E1 component subunit alpha, protein MSVLDTDPREQVQVLAEDGSVVEGATVPDLSEEEFVEMYRTMKLARHFDQRAVSLQRQGRMGTYPPLSGQEAAQVGSAMALDDQDWLIPSYREHAASYVHGLTLEGTLRYWMGDERGNKLDDLNIFPVAVPIASQVPHAAGLGMAANYNDTDEVFMCYFGDGATSEGDFHEGLNFGGVFDTPTVFFCNNNQWAISVPREKQTASETIAQKAIAYGMDGVQVDGMDPLAVYKVASAAVERARNGEEDKLRPTLIEAVQYRYGAHTTADDPSVYRQDDEVEEWKAKDPIPRMETFLRDRGTLDDERVADITESVEDEVAAAIETAEGFTRPTTDSMFEHVYADMSERLREQKAYLDRLRSDHGDEELLE, encoded by the coding sequence GTGAGCGTACTCGATACGGACCCACGCGAGCAGGTGCAGGTGCTCGCAGAGGACGGGTCGGTGGTCGAGGGAGCGACCGTTCCCGACCTCTCCGAGGAGGAGTTCGTGGAGATGTACCGGACGATGAAGCTGGCTCGCCACTTCGACCAGCGGGCCGTCAGCCTCCAGCGACAGGGGCGGATGGGGACGTATCCGCCGCTGTCGGGCCAGGAGGCCGCACAGGTCGGCTCCGCGATGGCACTCGACGACCAGGACTGGCTCATCCCATCCTATCGCGAGCACGCAGCGTCGTACGTCCACGGGCTGACGCTCGAAGGGACGCTCCGCTACTGGATGGGCGACGAGCGGGGGAACAAGCTGGACGATTTGAACATCTTCCCCGTCGCCGTGCCGATTGCCTCACAGGTCCCCCACGCCGCCGGGCTGGGGATGGCCGCCAACTACAACGACACCGACGAGGTGTTCATGTGTTACTTCGGCGACGGCGCGACCTCGGAAGGCGATTTCCACGAGGGACTGAACTTCGGCGGCGTCTTCGACACGCCGACCGTCTTCTTCTGTAACAACAATCAGTGGGCGATTTCCGTCCCGCGGGAGAAACAGACCGCCTCCGAGACCATCGCACAGAAGGCAATCGCCTACGGGATGGACGGCGTGCAGGTCGACGGGATGGACCCGCTTGCCGTCTACAAGGTGGCGAGTGCGGCCGTCGAGCGCGCGCGCAACGGCGAGGAGGACAAACTGCGCCCGACGCTCATCGAGGCGGTGCAGTACCGCTACGGTGCCCACACGACCGCCGACGACCCGTCCGTCTACCGGCAGGACGACGAGGTCGAGGAGTGGAAGGCGAAGGACCCGATTCCGCGCATGGAGACGTTCCTGCGCGACCGCGGCACTCTCGACGACGAGCGCGTCGCCGACATCACCGAATCCGTCGAGGACGAGGTGGCAGCGGCGATCGAGACCGCGGAAGGGTTCACCCGACCGACGACGGACAGCATGTTCGAGCACGTCTACGCCGACATGTCGGAGCGACTCCGCGAGCAGAAGGCGTATCTCGACCGACTCCGGTCGGACCACGGCGACGAGGAACTACTGGAATGA
- a CDS encoding alpha-ketoacid dehydrogenase subunit beta, whose product MSDTQNLTLVQAVRDGLKGELERDEDVVVFGEDVGKNGGVFRATQGLYDEFGEERVFDTPLAESGIVGTAIGMAAYGMKPVPEMQFSGFAYPAFDQIVSHAARLRTRSRSRFSVPMTLRMPYGGGIRAPEHHSESKEAFYTHEAGLKVVVPSTPRDTKGLLAASIRDPDPVVFMEPKLIYRAFREEVPDETYTVELGEAKTRREGSDVSVFTWGAMTRPSLEAAENLDGDIDVEVIDLRTLSPMDWDSIVESFKKTGRAVVVHEAPKTGGLGAEIAATIQEEALGYQKAPVTRVTGFDTPFPLYALEDYYMPEAARIEDGIREAVEF is encoded by the coding sequence ATGAGCGACACACAGAATCTCACACTCGTACAGGCGGTTCGGGACGGACTGAAAGGCGAACTGGAACGCGACGAAGACGTGGTCGTCTTCGGCGAAGACGTCGGGAAGAACGGCGGCGTCTTCCGCGCCACGCAGGGACTCTACGACGAGTTCGGCGAGGAGCGCGTCTTCGACACGCCGCTTGCGGAGTCCGGCATCGTCGGCACCGCGATCGGGATGGCGGCCTACGGGATGAAGCCCGTCCCCGAGATGCAGTTCTCGGGCTTCGCCTACCCCGCCTTCGACCAGATTGTCTCACACGCCGCGCGGCTTCGCACGCGCTCGCGGAGTCGCTTCTCCGTGCCGATGACACTCCGGATGCCCTACGGCGGCGGCATCCGCGCACCCGAACACCACTCCGAGTCGAAGGAGGCCTTCTACACCCACGAGGCCGGACTGAAGGTCGTCGTTCCGTCGACGCCGCGCGACACGAAGGGGCTGCTCGCGGCATCCATCCGCGACCCCGACCCGGTCGTGTTCATGGAGCCGAAGCTCATCTACCGGGCCTTCCGCGAGGAGGTGCCCGACGAGACGTACACGGTCGAACTCGGCGAGGCGAAGACCCGGCGTGAGGGGTCGGACGTATCCGTGTTCACGTGGGGAGCCATGACGCGGCCGTCGCTCGAAGCCGCGGAGAACCTCGACGGTGATATCGACGTAGAGGTCATCGACCTCCGCACGCTGTCGCCGATGGACTGGGACTCGATTGTCGAGTCGTTCAAGAAGACGGGCCGTGCGGTCGTCGTCCACGAGGCCCCGAAGACGGGCGGGCTGGGCGCTGAGATTGCCGCCACGATTCAGGAGGAGGCACTCGGCTACCAGAAGGCACCCGTGACGCGGGTCACCGGCTTCGATACGCCCTTCCCGCTGTACGCGCTGGAGGATTACTACATGCCAGAAGCCGCACGCATCGAGGACGGGATTCGGGAGGCGGTAGAGTTCTGA
- a CDS encoding 2-oxo acid dehydrogenase subunit E2 has translation MVRKFELPDVGEGLAEAEIVSWLVEVGDTVTEDQPVAEVETDKAVVEVPSPVNGTVKEILAEEGEMVPVGNVIITFATEEDDEGTDESEAESAVSAVSEVDDEEEAEESESGTAAKGGRVFASPSARRLARELDVDIAAVEGSGPGGRVSDADVRAHADGDEDEGVESAVTSATSKIEDKEEEPAPTGDVARAGRDQTLAAPATRRLAEEEGVDLDDVPTDETRDGEAFVRPEQVREFAEAQQAAQAADTEAVQAGQEAGAVSTTPERVDQRETREPYTGIRRTIGKQMETSKYTAPHVTHHDEVDVTKLVETRARLKQEAEERGQKLSYMPFVLKAVVAGLREYPVLNSQLDEEAEEIVTKHYYNIGVAAATDAGLMVPVVDAVDQKGLLQLSEEMNELVAAARDRSIAREEMQGGTFSITNFGAIGGEYATPIINYPETAILGLGEIKKKPRVVDSESPRDSEANGAAVSGEVVPRHVLTLSLSIDHRVIDGAEAAAFTNTVKEHLQNPELLLL, from the coding sequence ATGGTCCGGAAATTCGAGCTACCCGACGTGGGCGAGGGACTGGCCGAGGCCGAAATCGTCTCGTGGCTCGTCGAGGTCGGCGACACGGTGACCGAAGACCAGCCGGTCGCCGAGGTCGAGACCGACAAGGCGGTCGTGGAGGTGCCGTCGCCGGTCAACGGGACCGTGAAGGAAATCCTCGCCGAGGAAGGCGAGATGGTTCCCGTCGGGAACGTCATCATCACGTTCGCCACCGAGGAGGACGACGAGGGGACGGACGAGAGCGAGGCCGAATCGGCTGTCTCTGCCGTCTCCGAAGTCGACGACGAGGAGGAGGCCGAGGAGAGCGAGTCTGGCACGGCCGCGAAGGGCGGCCGCGTGTTCGCCTCCCCGAGCGCGCGCCGACTCGCCCGCGAACTCGACGTGGACATCGCGGCCGTCGAGGGGAGCGGTCCCGGCGGGCGCGTCTCCGACGCCGACGTGCGGGCACACGCAGACGGCGACGAAGACGAGGGAGTCGAGTCGGCCGTCACGTCAGCGACCTCGAAAATCGAGGACAAGGAGGAGGAGCCAGCACCGACAGGCGACGTAGCACGCGCCGGGCGCGACCAGACGCTTGCCGCGCCGGCGACCCGCCGACTCGCCGAGGAGGAGGGCGTCGACCTCGACGACGTGCCGACCGACGAGACGCGCGACGGCGAGGCGTTCGTCCGGCCCGAACAGGTGCGTGAGTTCGCGGAGGCTCAACAGGCCGCACAGGCCGCCGACACGGAGGCGGTGCAGGCCGGCCAGGAGGCCGGCGCGGTCTCGACCACGCCCGAACGGGTCGACCAGCGCGAGACGCGCGAGCCGTACACGGGGATTCGCCGCACCATCGGCAAGCAGATGGAGACCTCGAAGTACACCGCGCCACACGTCACCCACCACGACGAGGTGGACGTGACGAAGCTGGTGGAGACGCGCGCGCGGCTGAAGCAGGAGGCCGAGGAGCGCGGCCAGAAGCTCTCGTACATGCCGTTCGTGTTGAAGGCGGTCGTCGCCGGCCTGCGCGAGTATCCGGTGCTCAACAGCCAGCTGGACGAGGAGGCAGAAGAAATCGTCACGAAACACTACTACAACATCGGCGTCGCGGCCGCGACCGACGCCGGGCTGATGGTGCCCGTGGTCGATGCGGTCGACCAGAAGGGGCTGCTCCAGCTGTCCGAGGAGATGAACGAGCTGGTGGCGGCGGCGCGTGACCGCTCCATCGCCCGCGAGGAGATGCAGGGTGGCACGTTCTCGATTACGAACTTCGGGGCCATCGGCGGCGAGTACGCCACGCCCATCATCAACTACCCCGAGACCGCAATCCTCGGGTTGGGCGAAATCAAGAAGAAGCCGCGCGTCGTGGACAGCGAGTCGCCACGCGACTCGGAGGCGAACGGCGCAGCCGTGAGCGGCGAGGTCGTCCCCCGACACGTGTTGACCCTCTCTCTTAGCATCGACCACCGCGTCATCGACGGGGCCGAGGCGGCCGCGTTCACGAACACGGTGAAAGAACACCTGCAGAACCCCGAACTCTTGTTACTCTAA
- the lpdA gene encoding dihydrolipoyl dehydrogenase — protein sequence MVVGDIATGTEVLVIGAGPGGYVAAIRAAQLGLDTTLVEKDAYGGVCLNRGCIPSKALITGADTAHSAASAERMGIHADPAVDMAALSSWKDDVVDQLTGGVEKLCKANGVNLIEGTAEFDSEGSVRVMHGGDGQGSETIEYEHAIVATGSRPIQIPGFEYDEEHILSSQGALNLTSVPDDLLVVGAGYIGMELSTTYAKLGTNVEVIEMLDSALPVYEDDVARVVRTRAEELGVGFNFGEGASEWEETVDGGVRLTTETDDGERSTYEADHVLVAVGRQPVTDTLGLDAIGLEPTDAGFLDTDEFGETDVANVYAVGDVAGEPMLAHKASAEGEVVAEHIAGEPSAMDFQSIPGAVFTDPEIGTVGMTEAEAEEAGFEPVVGQMPMNASGRALTLDEPDGFARVVADAETEFVLGAQIVAPEASELIGEVGLAIEMGATLEDLASTVHTHPTLSEAVMEAAMNAQGHAVHTLNR from the coding sequence ATGGTCGTCGGAGACATCGCAACTGGCACTGAGGTACTGGTCATCGGCGCGGGACCGGGCGGCTACGTCGCCGCCATCCGCGCCGCACAGCTCGGTCTCGACACGACGCTCGTCGAGAAGGACGCCTACGGCGGCGTCTGTCTGAATCGGGGCTGTATCCCGTCGAAGGCACTCATCACCGGGGCGGACACCGCCCACAGCGCCGCGTCCGCAGAGCGGATGGGTATCCACGCCGACCCGGCCGTCGATATGGCCGCGCTGTCGAGTTGGAAAGACGACGTGGTCGACCAGCTCACCGGCGGCGTCGAGAAGCTGTGTAAGGCGAACGGCGTCAACCTCATCGAAGGAACAGCAGAGTTCGACAGCGAGGGATCGGTCCGCGTGATGCACGGCGGCGACGGCCAAGGTTCAGAAACCATCGAGTACGAACACGCTATCGTCGCCACCGGCTCGCGACCCATCCAGATTCCCGGCTTCGAGTACGACGAGGAACACATCCTCTCCTCGCAGGGCGCGTTGAACCTGACGAGCGTCCCCGACGACCTGCTCGTCGTCGGCGCGGGCTACATCGGGATGGAGCTGTCGACCACGTACGCGAAGCTCGGGACGAACGTCGAGGTCATCGAGATGCTCGACAGCGCGCTCCCCGTCTACGAGGACGACGTGGCGCGCGTCGTCCGCACGCGCGCCGAGGAGTTGGGCGTCGGCTTCAACTTCGGAGAGGGCGCGAGTGAGTGGGAGGAAACCGTCGACGGCGGGGTCCGGCTCACCACCGAGACCGACGACGGCGAACGGTCGACCTACGAGGCCGACCATGTCCTCGTGGCCGTGGGTCGCCAGCCCGTCACCGACACGCTCGGACTCGACGCCATCGGGCTCGAACCGACCGATGCCGGCTTCCTCGACACCGACGAGTTCGGCGAGACCGACGTGGCGAACGTCTACGCCGTCGGCGACGTGGCCGGCGAGCCAATGCTCGCCCACAAGGCCTCGGCCGAGGGCGAGGTCGTCGCCGAGCACATCGCCGGCGAGCCGTCCGCGATGGACTTCCAGTCGATTCCGGGCGCGGTCTTTACCGACCCCGAAATCGGCACCGTCGGGATGACCGAGGCGGAGGCCGAGGAGGCCGGCTTCGAGCCGGTCGTCGGCCAGATGCCGATGAACGCCTCCGGACGCGCGCTCACGCTGGACGAGCCCGACGGGTTCGCCCGCGTCGTCGCCGACGCGGAGACCGAGTTCGTGCTCGGTGCCCAAATCGTCGCGCCGGAGGCCTCCGAACTCATCGGCGAGGTCGGACTGGCAATCGAGATGGGCGCGACACTCGAAGACCTCGCGTCGACCGTCCACACGCACCCGACGCTGTCGGAGGCCGTGATGGAGGCCGCGATGAACGCACAGGGACACGCGGTTCACACGCTGAACCGGTAG
- the pheA gene encoding prephenate dehydratase, with the protein MNALTLGPEGTYSHRATQAVADDIDFAESVTAIVEGVATGEYDRGVVPIENSIEGSVTESLDALADQRVAVVREVVTPIRHSLLAQTETFETVASHQQALAQCREYLNREYPDVVTEPVASTARGVERAREDSSVAGIGHPANAGDDLRVLESDIQDRSSNATRFLVVAPESERSDAGGKTSFVVYPNTNHPGLLLDLLEPFAERDINLSRVESRPSGERLGDYVFHIDIEAGLYEERTKGAVTELEEIANEGWVRVLGSYDTEHVV; encoded by the coding sequence ATGAACGCACTCACGCTCGGTCCCGAGGGGACCTACTCGCACCGCGCGACGCAGGCGGTCGCCGACGACATCGACTTCGCCGAGTCGGTGACGGCCATCGTCGAGGGGGTCGCGACGGGCGAGTACGACCGCGGCGTCGTCCCCATCGAGAACAGCATCGAGGGCAGCGTCACGGAGTCGCTCGACGCCTTAGCCGACCAGCGCGTCGCCGTCGTGCGCGAGGTCGTCACACCGATTCGCCACTCGCTGCTCGCACAGACCGAGACGTTCGAGACGGTGGCGAGCCACCAGCAGGCGCTCGCGCAGTGTCGCGAGTACCTGAACCGGGAGTATCCCGACGTGGTGACCGAGCCGGTCGCCTCCACCGCCCGCGGCGTCGAGCGCGCCCGCGAGGACAGCAGCGTCGCCGGCATCGGCCACCCGGCGAACGCGGGCGATGACCTCCGCGTGCTCGAAAGCGACATCCAAGACCGGAGTTCGAACGCGACCCGCTTCCTCGTCGTCGCGCCCGAGTCCGAGCGCAGCGACGCCGGCGGCAAGACCTCCTTCGTCGTCTACCCGAACACGAATCATCCGGGGCTGCTGCTCGACCTGCTGGAGCCGTTCGCCGAGCGCGACATCAACCTCTCGCGGGTGGAATCGCGGCCCTCGGGCGAGCGACTCGGCGACTACGTCTTCCACATCGACATCGAGGCGGGGCTGTACGAGGAGCGCACGAAGGGTGCGGTCACGGAGTTAGAGGAAATCGCGAACGAGGGGTGGGTGCGCGTGCTCGGGAGCTACGACACCGAGCACGTCGTCTGA
- the ilvA gene encoding threonine ammonia-lyase, which translates to MLDVADVLEARQRVMEVARRTSLDYSHTFSKTTGADVYLKLENLQRTGSFKIRGATNKLAHLDDEEREAGVVTASAGNHAQGVALAADRAGIDAKIVMPEYAPVSKVEATRSYGAEVILHGIDYDAAQEKAHELEEQEGRTYVHAFDDYDVMAGQGTLGLEIVEDRPDVETVVVPIGGGGLISGVATAVKANDPETRVVGVQAEGASAMAQSLEKGERVETEAVDTIADGIAVGQPGSLTFEVVSERVDEIVTVSDAAIARTLVDLLERSKTLVEGAGAIALTAVVEEAFDYEEGEVIVPALCGGNIDLNVLRNVITRGLVEDGRYLKLKTTLEDRPGALERLIGIIADARANIFGIEHERTSLEMSVGATEVELDLETRGHDHVAELIAALEAEGYDVEILV; encoded by the coding sequence ATGCTCGACGTTGCAGATGTACTCGAAGCGCGCCAGCGGGTGATGGAGGTCGCCCGCCGCACCTCGCTCGACTACTCGCACACCTTCTCGAAGACGACCGGCGCGGACGTGTATCTCAAGCTGGAGAATCTCCAGCGCACCGGCTCGTTCAAGATTCGCGGCGCGACGAACAAGCTCGCACACCTCGACGACGAGGAGCGCGAGGCGGGTGTCGTCACCGCGAGCGCCGGTAACCACGCACAGGGCGTCGCGCTGGCGGCAGACCGCGCGGGCATCGACGCGAAGATCGTCATGCCGGAGTACGCCCCCGTCTCGAAGGTGGAGGCCACCCGCTCGTACGGCGCGGAGGTCATCCTGCACGGCATCGATTACGACGCCGCACAGGAGAAGGCCCACGAGCTGGAGGAACAGGAGGGCCGCACCTACGTCCACGCGTTCGACGACTACGACGTGATGGCCGGGCAGGGCACCCTCGGGCTCGAAATCGTCGAGGACCGACCGGACGTGGAGACGGTCGTCGTCCCCATCGGCGGCGGCGGACTCATCTCCGGGGTGGCGACCGCGGTGAAGGCGAACGACCCCGAGACGCGCGTCGTCGGCGTGCAGGCCGAGGGTGCCTCGGCGATGGCCCAGTCACTCGAGAAGGGCGAGCGCGTCGAGACCGAGGCCGTCGACACCATCGCCGACGGCATCGCCGTCGGCCAACCCGGCTCGCTCACCTTCGAGGTCGTCTCCGAGCGCGTCGACGAAATCGTCACCGTCAGCGACGCCGCCATCGCACGGACGCTCGTGGACCTCCTCGAACGGTCGAAGACGCTCGTAGAGGGAGCCGGCGCGATTGCGCTCACCGCCGTCGTGGAGGAGGCCTTCGACTACGAGGAGGGTGAGGTCATCGTCCCGGCGCTGTGTGGGGGCAACATCGACCTGAACGTCCTGCGCAACGTCATCACGCGCGGGCTGGTCGAGGACGGTCGCTATCTCAAACTCAAGACGACGCTGGAGGACCGCCCCGGCGCGCTCGAACGGCTCATCGGCATCATCGCCGACGCGCGCGCCAACATCTTCGGTATCGAACACGAACGCACCTCCCTGGAGATGAGCGTCGGCGCGACGGAGGTAGAGTTGGACCTCGAAACCCGGGGCCACGACCACGTCGCCGAACTCATCGCCGCGCTCGAAGCCGAGGGCTACGACGTGGAGATTCTGGTCTAA
- a CDS encoding sulfurtransferase — protein MTDYANDVLVSADWVEGHLDEFQSDDPDHRLVEVDVDTEAYDEAHAPGAIGFNWETQLQDQQTRDILDKSEFENLLGSHGITEDTTVVLYGDNSNWFAAYSYWQFKYWGHDDVKLLDGGREYWVENDYPTTDEVPSYPAQEYTASGPRESIRAYRDDVENAIEREIPLVDVRSPEEFSGEILAPPGLQETAQRGGHVPGARNISWAAVTNDDGTFKDFDDLETLYAEEGIDGEGTTVAYCRIGERSSVAWFALHELLGYDDTVNYDGSWTEWGNLVGAPIETGSAE, from the coding sequence ATGACTGATTATGCAAACGACGTGCTCGTCTCCGCCGACTGGGTGGAGGGGCACCTCGACGAGTTCCAGAGCGACGACCCCGACCACCGGCTGGTCGAGGTCGACGTGGACACCGAGGCGTACGACGAGGCCCACGCGCCGGGCGCGATCGGGTTCAACTGGGAGACCCAACTCCAGGACCAGCAGACCCGCGACATCCTCGACAAGTCCGAGTTCGAGAATCTGCTCGGCAGCCACGGTATCACCGAGGACACGACGGTCGTCCTCTACGGTGACAACTCCAACTGGTTTGCCGCCTACTCCTACTGGCAGTTCAAGTACTGGGGCCACGACGACGTGAAGCTGCTCGACGGCGGCCGCGAGTACTGGGTGGAGAACGACTACCCGACCACCGACGAGGTCCCGAGCTACCCGGCACAAGAGTACACCGCGTCCGGGCCGCGCGAGTCCATCCGCGCCTACCGCGACGACGTGGAGAACGCCATCGAGCGCGAGATTCCGCTCGTCGACGTTCGCTCGCCCGAGGAGTTCTCCGGCGAGATTCTCGCGCCCCCGGGCCTGCAGGAGACTGCCCAGCGCGGCGGCCACGTCCCCGGTGCCCGCAACATCTCGTGGGCAGCCGTGACGAACGACGACGGGACGTTCAAGGACTTCGACGACCTCGAAACGCTCTACGCCGAGGAAGGCATCGACGGCGAGGGGACGACCGTCGCCTACTGCCGCATCGGCGAGCGCTCGTCGGTCGCGTGGTTCGCACTCCACGAACTGCTCGGCTACGACGACACCGTCAACTACGACGGCTCGTGGACCGAGTGGGGTAATCTCGTCGGCGCGCCGATCGAGACCGGCTCCGCAGAGTAA